The following coding sequences are from one Nitrospinota bacterium window:
- a CDS encoding phage baseplate assembly protein V → MSQYFGKYRGKVESNVDPNNLGRVKVKVPAVLDDSSPSWAMPCVPYAGKGVGFFFIPPKDANIWVEFEGGDPNKPIWTGCFWGENEVPISPAKAEVKIIKTEHITFKLDNNAGDKGGITLEIKSPAVSDPLKMIFDKKGITIDNKPSVIKLTQKDIELDHKKSNVKMTEKDITVDHDKKRSVKITDKDLTVKNDKITFTVTDKKAELKNEDSSIKVEKDIEIKCDSVKAKISKKAIEMENGSKKIKIGSSSVLINEGALEVM, encoded by the coding sequence ATGAGCCAGTACTTCGGCAAATACAGGGGGAAGGTCGAGAGCAACGTCGACCCGAACAACCTCGGGCGCGTGAAGGTAAAGGTGCCTGCCGTTCTTGACGACTCTTCTCCAAGCTGGGCAATGCCTTGCGTTCCGTATGCGGGAAAGGGGGTCGGATTTTTTTTCATCCCGCCGAAGGACGCAAACATATGGGTAGAGTTTGAAGGGGGAGACCCGAACAAGCCAATATGGACCGGGTGTTTCTGGGGAGAGAACGAGGTGCCAATCAGTCCGGCAAAGGCTGAGGTGAAGATCATCAAGACGGAGCATATTACATTCAAGCTTGATAACAATGCCGGTGATAAAGGGGGCATTACCCTTGAAATAAAATCCCCCGCGGTATCCGATCCGCTGAAAATGATATTCGATAAAAAAGGGATAACCATCGACAACAAACCCTCGGTTATAAAACTGACTCAAAAAGACATTGAACTCGATCATAAGAAATCGAATGTAAAGATGACCGAAAAGGATATCACCGTCGACCACGATAAGAAGCGTTCTGTGAAAATCACAGACAAGGATCTTACTGTCAAAAACGACAAGATAACATTTACCGTAACCGATAAAAAAGCGGAACTGAAGAATGAGGATTCTTCCATCAAAGTCGAGAAGGATATCGAGATCAAATGCGATTCCGTGAAGGCGAAAATTTCCAAAAAAGCTATCGAAATGGAGAACGGCTCGAAGAAGATCAAGATAGGATCGTCTTCAGTTTTGATCAATGAAGGCGCTCTGGAGGTGATGTAA
- a CDS encoding DUF4157 domain-containing protein, producing the protein MAEPAVIRGKSSSAPVTAKKPPEKSVWIQSKRTHSGTTPASTTAIPSTNSIRGGHAGFNFSNVNILHSSKPSSQENQKEENTKETEKKEAANKKETVPSPSSPPEDLSGRGGANKTGNNGSSNFSLQQKENADEKYKNPDHKTIPEGNTRLNREKNTQSLEGNLLTGIMPKLVVGKPGDKYEVEADSTAETVMRMPEPGKTSLNLPKYSGNAIPQQKSMTENSAPDVQKQENEEPESKPGDPSPSTMVHPKENISNAGNGRQNKGASSESGSHDFNKTLASSRGSGNPLPADVKNFMEPRFGHDFSNVRTHTGSNAHQLSSSINAQAFTSGSDIYFNRGKYSPGTDSGRKLIAHELTHTIQQGKGVRAKHFNITPATPRIQRFLGGLWDKATDFVSSVASSVKEGVSKAANWAKEKALAALNFLKEKVKGALKYIPGYDLLMIVLGQSPPTPTNLCKGVLGLIPVIGPVLFDNLNKSGAITRAFEWLQVELKKLTPKGGFAALFKSAWDQMQWSKGYDYNVGVLYRVFGGLYTKIKNFASAVGSKIKTFILEGALSLVGAPVKTIMDVFNKGKAVIGQILSDPIGFAKNLVKAIMGGFNLFKDNFVTHLKAALANWLFGSLQGTDIIIPEKLDLKGIFTLAASILGLTYKNIRGKIVEKLGPKGEEIVGKIEAGVEFVKDFIARGPIVLWEKVQESLGNLKEMAMNAIIEWVRNTIIFKAVTKLVTMLIPGAGLIEAAMTMYKTVMFFIEKIKEIGALVMGILESIAMIAAGNVGKASKWVENVLAKGLTLLVNFLAKWLGLDKIADKIKEIIAKVRAPVDKALDKVIGWIVDKGKALYAKGAAVVGKVKGKVKSGIEKVKSVIFPSHKFKIEGESHMISIKGEGSAATVYMASNPTPMEAYLDNLKKAKISSAKKQFLEEAIGTLENIHLQTREMKKLTKNSATNKGKINELNNLIEKNQRKLSMKICQIHKGGTIGAKIKHKDVYLMEGTVGHYNMLPTSKGLMERHHMPQKELIWKIASSKLFENTKAKEFVGNEKVRKGTLCLYMGKTRHKETLSYGGITPIAKEVLDMKDLNKTHANDPKKRTSSRKAVIDKTKEALDADVTKEIKTYEKEVGLEKDIGPKTDTDNDNYNAKTIEKIKKQGIAGAKEIGSKRSVIDELAK; encoded by the coding sequence ATGGCAGAACCAGCAGTTATTCGTGGCAAATCCAGTTCCGCGCCTGTAACTGCAAAAAAGCCGCCTGAAAAATCAGTATGGATTCAAAGCAAGCGGACGCATTCGGGCACCACTCCAGCTTCGACAACCGCAATCCCCTCCACAAACAGTATCCGAGGCGGACACGCCGGTTTTAATTTTTCGAATGTAAATATTCTTCACAGTTCCAAACCGTCATCACAGGAAAACCAAAAAGAGGAAAACACAAAAGAAACTGAGAAAAAGGAAGCTGCCAACAAAAAGGAAACTGTTCCCTCCCCTTCTTCACCTCCCGAAGACCTTTCCGGCAGAGGTGGCGCAAACAAAACCGGCAATAACGGATCATCCAACTTCAGCTTACAGCAAAAAGAAAATGCGGATGAAAAATACAAAAATCCTGATCACAAGACAATACCTGAAGGAAATACCCGCCTGAATAGAGAGAAGAATACTCAAAGCCTGGAAGGAAATCTTTTAACCGGTATCATGCCGAAACTTGTTGTTGGTAAACCGGGTGACAAGTACGAAGTTGAAGCCGACAGTACCGCCGAAACGGTGATGCGCATGCCCGAACCCGGCAAGACGTCATTGAATTTGCCGAAATATTCCGGCAACGCGATACCGCAACAGAAATCTATGACCGAAAACTCCGCGCCGGATGTTCAAAAACAGGAAAACGAGGAACCGGAATCCAAACCGGGAGACCCTTCACCGTCCACGATGGTGCACCCAAAGGAAAACATATCCAACGCGGGAAACGGTCGACAGAACAAGGGAGCAAGTTCCGAATCTGGCTCCCATGACTTCAACAAAACTCTCGCTTCATCCCGCGGGAGCGGCAACCCCCTCCCTGCCGACGTGAAAAATTTCATGGAGCCCCGCTTCGGCCACGATTTCAGCAATGTTCGAACCCATACCGGGAGTAATGCCCATCAGCTCTCCTCTTCAATAAACGCTCAGGCATTTACAAGCGGAAGCGATATCTATTTCAACAGGGGGAAATACAGCCCGGGCACCGACAGCGGACGGAAACTCATCGCGCATGAACTTACCCACACCATCCAGCAGGGGAAAGGTGTAAGGGCGAAACATTTCAACATTACCCCCGCGACACCAAGGATCCAGAGGTTTCTCGGTGGTTTATGGGATAAAGCAACAGATTTTGTAAGTAGTGTTGCCTCCTCAGTTAAAGAAGGTGTTTCAAAGGCGGCAAATTGGGCTAAGGAAAAAGCGTTAGCCGCGCTTAACTTTCTTAAAGAAAAAGTAAAAGGGGCGCTCAAGTACATCCCGGGATACGACCTGTTAATGATAGTGCTGGGCCAATCACCCCCTACCCCTACGAATCTCTGCAAAGGCGTACTTGGATTGATACCTGTTATCGGCCCTGTTCTCTTCGACAACCTTAATAAATCCGGCGCTATAACAAGGGCGTTCGAATGGCTGCAGGTTGAATTGAAAAAACTGACCCCAAAAGGTGGCTTTGCCGCCTTGTTCAAAAGCGCGTGGGACCAGATGCAGTGGTCGAAGGGATACGACTACAACGTAGGCGTTCTCTACCGCGTATTCGGCGGTCTCTATACAAAGATCAAGAATTTCGCAAGCGCGGTTGGCTCGAAGATCAAAACATTCATTCTGGAAGGGGCGCTCAGTCTCGTAGGCGCTCCTGTCAAAACTATCATGGATGTCTTCAATAAAGGGAAGGCTGTAATCGGCCAGATACTCTCAGACCCAATTGGATTCGCGAAGAACCTTGTGAAAGCTATCATGGGCGGGTTCAATCTCTTTAAAGACAACTTCGTGACACATCTAAAAGCCGCGCTTGCGAACTGGCTCTTCGGTTCACTTCAGGGTACGGATATAATAATCCCTGAAAAGCTCGATCTCAAAGGGATATTCACCCTCGCCGCTTCCATCCTCGGCCTCACATACAAAAACATCCGCGGGAAGATAGTAGAAAAGCTCGGCCCTAAAGGTGAGGAAATAGTAGGGAAGATAGAGGCCGGCGTTGAATTCGTAAAGGATTTTATTGCGCGAGGCCCCATTGTGCTTTGGGAAAAGGTGCAGGAATCGCTTGGCAATCTTAAGGAGATGGCGATGAATGCGATCATCGAATGGGTAAGAAACACCATAATCTTCAAGGCGGTTACAAAGCTTGTGACGATGCTTATACCTGGCGCTGGACTGATAGAAGCCGCCATGACGATGTACAAGACCGTAATGTTCTTCATAGAGAAGATAAAGGAGATCGGCGCGCTTGTGATGGGGATACTTGAGTCTATCGCGATGATAGCGGCAGGCAATGTAGGCAAAGCGTCCAAATGGGTTGAGAATGTACTCGCGAAAGGGCTTACTCTTCTTGTCAACTTCCTTGCCAAGTGGCTCGGTCTCGACAAGATCGCCGACAAGATAAAAGAGATCATTGCGAAGGTACGCGCCCCTGTCGACAAGGCTCTCGACAAGGTAATAGGCTGGATAGTCGATAAAGGCAAAGCGCTATACGCCAAGGGAGCGGCTGTAGTTGGCAAGGTGAAAGGAAAGGTCAAGTCAGGGATTGAAAAAGTTAAGAGCGTAATATTCCCTTCGCATAAATTTAAAATAGAAGGGGAATCTCATATGATTTCCATAAAAGGAGAAGGTTCGGCCGCCACCGTTTACATGGCAAGTAACCCAACTCCAATGGAGGCTTATCTCGATAATCTAAAAAAGGCCAAAATAAGTTCCGCTAAAAAACAATTTCTGGAGGAAGCAATCGGTACACTGGAAAACATACATTTGCAAACCAGGGAAATGAAAAAGTTGACTAAAAATAGCGCAACTAATAAGGGCAAAATTAATGAACTCAATAACCTTATCGAGAAAAATCAAAGAAAACTTTCAATGAAGATTTGTCAGATACACAAGGGGGGGACAATAGGTGCAAAGATTAAACATAAGGACGTGTATTTAATGGAGGGTACTGTCGGTCATTATAATATGTTGCCAACTTCTAAAGGATTAATGGAGAGACATCACATGCCTCAGAAGGAGTTAATCTGGAAGATTGCAAGCTCGAAACTTTTCGAAAATACAAAAGCAAAGGAATTTGTTGGTAACGAAAAAGTGAGAAAAGGGACATTGTGCCTTTACATGGGAAAAACTCGTCATAAAGAGACGTTAAGTTATGGTGGAATTACGCCTATAGCAAAGGAAGTTCTGGATATGAAAGACCTTAATAAGACGCACGCGAATGATCCGAAGAAAAGAACTTCTTCGCGGAAGGCCGTTATCGACAAAACTAAAGAGGCTCTTGACGCAGATGTAACAAAAGAAATTAAAACTTATGAGAAAGAAGTCGGATTGGAGAAGGATATAGGCCCTAAAACTGATACTGATAATGATAATTATAATGCCAAAACTATAGAAAAAATAAAAAAACAGGGCATTGCTGGTGCCAAAGAAATTGGCTCAAAGAGAAGCGTTATTGACGAACTGGCAAAATAA
- a CDS encoding DUF4157 domain-containing protein produces MKIGKAGDRFEREADTVAEKVVGTNADGAKVQKACSSCDNDKTESKPVSENITPLVQMEEKKEDDKAQGKPLTEGSVQREEKKEDDKAQGKPLTEGSVQREEKKEDEKAQGKPLADGSIQREEKKEDDKAQGKSLTDGSIQREEKKEDDKAQGKRAANTGPEVTAMLGRKIDSMKGGGSPLPKSTLSFMEGRFGVDFSKVRIHTDSNAIVASNMIRAKAFTVGNNIAFNTGFYSPNTKEGKRLLAHELTHVVQQNGKQPTKVSLQSKTPIPVKKAKKHKTDPLKRKIYDLYEEFQNRLKTQKELSDLKQSLDKQYAEFKKNIKLSSEGLSKAKQALSNIKTCVNNSSMDKTDRNSILADIEGIDNDIKVLNKELEKSEKIPGDSKLSASKEYLASTADILNKTKKLYDSLEKAGACK; encoded by the coding sequence TTGAAAATCGGAAAAGCGGGAGATCGGTTTGAAAGGGAGGCCGATACTGTAGCTGAGAAAGTCGTCGGAACAAACGCTGACGGTGCAAAAGTACAAAAGGCATGCAGTAGCTGTGATAATGATAAAACCGAGTCGAAGCCTGTTTCCGAAAATATAACTCCCCTTGTTCAAATGGAAGAGAAAAAAGAGGACGATAAAGCACAAGGCAAACCCCTCACCGAAGGGAGTGTCCAGCGCGAAGAGAAAAAAGAGGACGATAAAGCACAAGGCAAACCCCTCACCGAAGGGAGTGTCCAGCGCGAAGAGAAAAAAGAGGACGAAAAGGCACAGGGCAAACCTCTTGCCGATGGGAGCATCCAGCGCGAAGAGAAGAAAGAGGACGACAAAGCACAAGGTAAATCTCTCACCGATGGGAGTATCCAGCGAGAAGAGAAGAAAGAGGACGATAAAGCACAGGGGAAAAGGGCCGCAAATACCGGGCCGGAAGTTACCGCTATGTTAGGCCGGAAAATCGATTCAATGAAAGGAGGCGGCTCACCACTTCCCAAATCTACGCTTTCCTTTATGGAAGGGAGATTCGGCGTAGATTTCAGCAAAGTGCGAATACATACTGATTCAAACGCTATCGTTGCCTCAAACATGATACGCGCTAAAGCTTTTACCGTCGGCAACAACATCGCCTTTAATACCGGCTTTTACTCACCTAACACAAAGGAGGGCAAACGCCTATTAGCTCATGAGCTTACTCATGTTGTCCAACAAAACGGCAAACAACCGACAAAAGTTTCTCTACAGAGCAAAACCCCGATTCCTGTAAAAAAAGCGAAAAAGCATAAGACTGATCCCTTAAAAAGGAAAATATATGATTTGTATGAAGAGTTTCAAAATAGATTAAAGACACAGAAAGAACTATCAGATCTTAAACAAAGCCTCGATAAGCAATATGCAGAATTCAAAAAAAATATCAAATTGTCGTCTGAAGGCTTGTCAAAAGCGAAACAAGCGCTCAGCAACATAAAAACCTGCGTGAACAATTCCAGCATGGATAAAACTGATAGAAATTCAATATTGGCTGATATCGAAGGAATAGATAACGATATAAAGGTCTTGAACAAGGAACTTGAAAAATCAGAAAAAATTCCCGGTGACAGCAAATTATCAGCCTCAAAAGAATACCTCGCATCGACTGCCGATATACTGAACAAAACCAAAAAGCTATATGACTCACTGGAGAAGGCAGGTGCATGTAAGTAA